From the Toxotes jaculatrix isolate fToxJac2 chromosome 15, fToxJac2.pri, whole genome shotgun sequence genome, one window contains:
- the ttc21b gene encoding tetratricopeptide repeat protein 21B, translating to MEDEETTLALIRYYCYEKYFNHAVNAATAAQRRFSSDPIYSFFHAYGTLMQDQIQEASVELDTIRDSRDVSLCTLMALVYAEKKKTNPDREVIQELDAKVKEDRKSASPKSLYYAGMFLWLLGRNDKAREYTERMIKLSNGSREGTILKAWIDVTSGKDTYARKAGKYFDEGLKERADVFGLMGKAQYYEYRQNYSGALEMVNQVIVSFPGFLPALIKKMKLLLSLQDCEQTIDAANRLLQRDKNNLEALRMLALHFLCREGNITESVKLLSNLISNLDILEPRNPELFYRMSLAFTRVCGRNEKVIEQTFRMVERAFSVASGDSDLATELGYQMVLQGRIKEAMKWYKTAMTLDETSVSALTGIIRCQLIEGHLEDAEQQLEFLTEIQQSIGKSGEVLYLRAVLAVKKRKPPEEVTNLLNDAVDTHFSTLQGLPLGVEYFEKLNPDFLLEIVKEYLALCPAKPPAQGQPPAPQLQHCATLLETVIKIVPGLLQGVFLLAKVRYQSGDTDAAQSNLRHCLEQCPSHADAHLLMAQIHLLQGNFTLCSQSLELCLSHNFEIREHPLYHLIKAQTKKKMGELTEAIQTLQMAMSLPGVRRAGSSSKSKNKKIELSSTDCVSVFLELAEALWLNGEQHEAAKVMQDAINEFSGTPEELRVTIANADLALLRGDTDLALSMLRNITPEQPYYIQAKEKMADIYLNHRKEKRLYASCYREMVEKLPSPHTYLLLGDAYMNIQEPEKAIEVYEHALKKNPKDGALASKIGKALVKTHNYVKAINYYEAALKTEQQNFLRHDLAELLMKMKQYERCERVLHEALAHEPVNELPALSDDCRYLVLLAKIQNKVDKNEEALLSLQRARDVQAKVLKRVQMEQPDAFPMQKQLAAEICAEIAKYYTSQRGYERAVKFYKEALVYCETDRKVMLELARLYLTLDEADACQEQCSVILSNDQYNEDATLMMADIMFRKQDYEKAVFHFQKLLERKPDNYPTLSRLIDLLRRAGKLEEVPRFLDMAEKHSTRTKFDPGFNYCKGLYLWYTGESIEALRHFNKARKDNDWGQNAVYNMIEISLNPDNDTMGGEVFENLDGEIGNSTEKQESEQLAVRTAEKLLKELKPQTPGGHIQLRILENYCFLATKQKANVEKALSVFTEIANNEKDHVPALLAMATAYMMLKQTPRARNQLKRIAKMNWSIGDADEFEKSWLLLADIYIHSGKYDMAGDLLKRCLNHNKSCCKAYEYVGYIMEKEQAFRDAAVNYELAWKYGNRTNPTIGYKLAFNYLKAKRHVDAIDVCHKVLAAHPDYPRMRKDILDKARAALRS from the exons atggaggatgaggagacaaCGTTG GCTTTGATCAGGTACTATTGCTATGAAAAGTATTTCAATCACGCTGTAAACGCTGCAACAGCTGCTCAGAGGAGATTCAGCAGTGATCCTATCTACAGTTTTTTCCATGCGTATGGTACCCTAATGCAAG ATCAAATTCAAGAAGCCTCAGTAGAGTTGGACACAATAAGAGATAGTCGAGATGTGTCTCTCTGCACGTTGATGGCTCTTGTCTAtgctgagaagaaaaagactAACCCAG ACAGAGAAGTCATTCAAGAACTTGATGCTAAGGTCAAAGAGGACCGTAAAAGTGCATCTCCCAAGAGTCTTTACTATGCTGGGATGTTTCTTTGGCTGTTGGGGCGAAATGATAAGGCAAGGGAGTACACAGAGAGAATGATCAAACTCTCCAATGGCTCTAGAGAG GGGACAATTCTAAAAGCCTGGATAGATGTGACATCTGGTAAAGACACCTATGCCAGGAAGGCTGGAAAATACTTTGATGAGggactgaaagagagagcagatgtTTTCGGCCTGATGGGAAAG GCACAATACTATGAATATCGTCAGAACTACTCCGGAGCATTGGAGATGGTTAACCAGGTCATTGTTAGTTTCCCTGGGTTCTTGCCTGCTCTCATCAAGAAGATGAAACTGTTGCTCAGCCTTCAAGACTGTGAGCAAACCATAGACGCAGCAAACAG GCTTTTACAGAGGGATAAAAATAACCTGGAGGCACTACGGATGTTAGCTCTACATTTTTTATGTAGAGAAGGAAATATTACTGAG TCAGTAAAGCTGCTTTCAAACCTCATCAGCAACTTGGATATTCTGGAACCACGCAACCCTGAGCTTTTCTACAGAATGTCTCTGGCCTTCACTCGTGTT TGTGGACGAAATGAGAAAGTAATTGAACAGACATTCAGGATGGTGGAAAGAGCCTTCTCTGTGGCATCAGGGGACTCAGATTTAGCCACAGAGTTGGGCTACCAGATGGTCCTTCAGGGCAGAATCAAGGAGGCCATGAAGTGGTACAAGACCGCCATGACTTTGGATGAGACCAGTGTTTCTGCTTTGACCG GCATAATTCGTTGCCAGCTGATAGAAGGCCACCTTGAGGATGCAGAAcaacagttggaatttctgacAGAGATTCAACAGTCTATTGGAAAATCAGGG GAGGTACTGTACCTGCGTGCTGTTCTGGCAGTGAAAAAGCGCAAGCCTCCAGAAGAGGTTACCAACCTGCTGAACGATGCAGTGGACACACACTTCTCCACACTGCAGGGTCTGCCTCTGGGAGTGGAGTACTTTGAGAAGCTCAACCCTGACTTCCTTTTGGAGATTGTCAAAGAGTATCTTGCTCTGTGTCCTGCTAAG CCTCCAGCCCAGGGGCAGCCTCCTGCTCCTCAACTCCAGCACTGTGCCACATTGTTGGAGACTGTCATCAAAATTGTTCCAGGTCTCCTCCAAGGGGTCTTCCTGCTAGCCAAAGTCAGATATCAGTCTG GCGACACTGACGCTGCTCAGAGCAATCTACGTCACTGCTTGGAACAGTGTCCTTCTCATGCAGATGCTCATCTGCTAATGGCACAGATCCATCTGCTGCAGGGTAACTTCACTTTGTGCTCCCAGTCTCTTGAACTCTGCCTCAGCCATAACTTTGAG ATTCGAGAACATCCTTTGTACCACCTAATCAAGGCTCAGACTAAGAAGAAAATGGGGGAACTGACAGAGGCTATTCAGACATTGCAGATGGCCATGAGTCTTCCAGGTGTCCGCAGAGCTGGATCCTCATCCAAGTCCAAGAACAAGAAGATTGAACTGAGCTCCactgactgtgtctctgtcttcttgGAGTTAGCTGAGGCCCTGTGGCTCAATGGCGAACAG CATGAAGCAGCAAAGGTGATGCAAGATGCCATAAATGAGTTCTCGGGCACCCCTGAGGAGCTACGTGTCACTATTGCCAATGCAGACCTGGCCCTGCTGCGTGGTGACACCGACCTGGCACTGAGTATGCTTAGAAACATAACACCTGAGCAACCCTACTACATCCAAGCCAAGGAGAAAATGGCAGACATATATCTGAACCACAGAAAAGAGAAACGTCTGTACGCCAGCTGTTACAG AGAAATGGTGGAGAAGCTGCCCAGCCCTCACACATATCTCTTATTAGGTGATGCCTACATGAACATTCAAGAA CCAGAGAAAGCCATTGAGGTTTATGAACATGCACTGAAGAAAAACCCCAAAGATGGTGCTTTAGCCAGCAAGATTGGAAAAGCCCTGGTCAAGACTCATAACTACGTCAAG GCAATTAATTATTATGAAGCCGCCTTGAAAACTGAGCAACAGAACTTCCTACGCCATGATCTGGCTgaactgctgatgaagatgaagcAGTATGAGCGCTGTGAAAGAGTCCTGCATGAAGCCCTGGCCCATGAACCAG TGAATGAACTACCGGCGCTCTCAGATGATTGCCGTTATCTGGTCCTGTTGGCAAAGATCCAAAATAAGGTTGACAAAAATGAGGAAGCTTTACTCTCCTTACAGAGA GCCCGAGATGTGCAGGCCAAGGTGCTGAAGCGGGTGCAGATGGAGCAGCCTGACGCCTTCCCCATGCAGAAGCAGCTTGCTGCAGAGATCTGCGCTGAGATCGCTAAATACTACACAAGTCAGAGGGGCTATGAGAGAGCGGTCAAATTCTACAAAGAAGCTCTTGTGTATTGTGAGACTGATCGCAAG GTGATGTTGGAGTTGGCTCGGTTGTACCTCACTCTGGATGAGGCTGATGCGTGCCAGGAACAATGCAGCGTCATTCTGAGTAATGACCAGTATAATGAAGACGCAACTCtg ATGATGGCTGACATTATGTTTAGGAAGCAGGATTATGAAAAGGCAGTTTTCCACTTTCAAAAACTCCTGGAGCGCAAACCAG ACAACTACCCAACTCTGTCACGTCTTATTGACCTCTTGAGGAGGGCCGGGAAATTGGAAGAAGTTCCCAGATTTCTCGATATGGCAGAGAAACATTCTACCAGAACTAAGTTTGACCCTGGGTTTAACTACTGCAAAGGACTTTATCTTTG GTATACGGGAGAATCTATTGAAGCTCTGAGACACTTCAACAAAGCACGTAAAGACAACGATTGGGGTCAAAATGCTGTGTACAACATGATTGAAATCTCCCTAAACCCTGACAATGACACCATGGGAGGAGAAGTATTCGAGAACTTAGATGGTGAAATTGG AAACTCCACAGAGAAGCAGGAGTCAGAGCAGCTTGCTGTGAGAACAGCTGAGAAGCTGCTGAAGGAGTTAAAGCCTCAGACACCCGGCGGACACATACAGCTCCGCATCCTGGAGAACTACTGCTTTCTGGCAACTAAACAGAAGGCCAATGTAGAGAAAGccctcagtgttttcacagagatTGCAAACAATGAG AAAGACCATGTCCCAGCACTGTTGGCCATGGCAACAGCTTATATGATGCTAAAACAAACTCCCCGAGCCAGGAACCAGCTCAAACGCATTGCTAAAATGAACTGGAGCATTGGCGACGCTGATGAGTTCGAGAAGAGCTGGCTGCTCTTGGCAGATATCTACATCCATTCGGGGAAGTATGACATGGCCGGGGACCTTTTGAAGAGATGCCTCAACCATAACAAG tcatGCTGTAAAGCTTATGAATATGTGGGATACATAATGGAAAAAGAGCAGGCATTCCGTGATGCAGCAGTCAACTATGAACTGGCCTGGAAATATGGAAATCGGACTAACCCAACTATTG gatACAAGCTTGCTTTCAACTACTTAAAAGCAAAGAGGCACGTTGATGCCATAGATGTGTGTCACAAG GTTCTGGCTGCTCATCCAGATTATCCAAGAATGAGAAAGGACATCCTGGACAAAGCTCGTGCTGCCCTGAGATCTTAG
- the galnt3 gene encoding polypeptide N-acetylgalactosaminyltransferase 3 isoform X1 — protein MTAFRRVLRRRLHPLKLVIVALVFVTFVFLIQWEVGSQSQQEDPWLKEMAVKRDAMLGMMMGAVNNFRDVMPKMQIRAPVRQQDKADSTSCLPGHYTAAELKPALERPPQSPLAPGAAGKPFHTDSLSPEEQKEKERGEEKHCFNLYASDRISLSRDLGADTRPPECIEQTFKRCPPLPTTSVIIVFHNEAWSTLLRTVYSVLHTSPAILLKEIILVDDASVDDVLKDELDEYLKQLSIVRVVRQRERKGLITARLLGASVATGDTLTFLDAHCECFNGWLEPLLARIAENYTAVVSPDITTIDLNTFEFMKPSPYGQNHNRGNFDWGLAFGWESLPDHERQRRKDETYPIKTPTFAGGLFSISKDYFYHIGSYDEEMEIWGGENIEMSFRVWQCGGQLEIIPCSIVGHVFRTKSPHTFPKGTQVIARNQVRLAEVWMDDYKEIFYRRNQQAAQMAKDRTFGDISKRVDLRARLQCKSFSWYLKNVYPEVFMPDLNPLRFGSVKNVGKDSCLDAGENNEGGKQLIMYPCHGLGGNQYFEYSTHHEIRHNIQKELCLHGSEGTVKLEDCQYKGRNTFVGAEQKWELKDNQLFYIPGLNMCLSARLEHPSLALCNPSDRYQLWSFVV, from the exons ATGACAGCTTTCCGCAGAGTGCTCCGAAGGCGATTGCACCCACTTAAACTGGTGATAGTGGCCCTGGTCTTTGTCACATTCGTATTCCTCATACAATGGGAAGTGGGGAGCCAAAGCCAACAGGAGGACCCTTGGCTGAAGGAGATGGCAGTGAAGCGGGATGCCATGCTGGGCATGATGATGGGAGCTGTCAATAACTTCAGGGATGTGATGCCAAAGATGCAGATCAGAGCCCCTGTACGACAGCAGGACAAAGCAGACAGCACGTCCTGTCTGCCAGGTCACTACACAGCCGCTGAGCTCAAACCAGCTCTGGAGCGTCCACCTCAGAGCCCTCTTGCTCCCGGAGCTGCTGGGAAACCTTTCCATACAGACTCACTGAGCCCAGAAgaacagaaggagaaggagaggggagaagagaaaCACTGCTTTAACCTGTATGCCAGTGACCGCATCTCCTTGAGCAGAGACCTGGGCGCAGACACAAGACCACCAGA atgtATTGAGCAAACCTTTAAGCGATGCCCCCCCTTGCCGACCACCAGTGTGATAATTGTGTTTCACAATGAAGCTTGGAGCACTCTGCTAAGGACAGTATACAGTGTCCTCCACACCTCCCCTGCCATTCTCCTCAAGGAGATCATCCTGGTGGACGACGCCAGCGTGGATG ATGTGTTGAAGGATGAGCTGGATGAGTATTTGAAGCAGCTGAGCATTGTCCGAGTAGTCCGACAGCGAGAGAGGAAAGGACTCATCACCGCTCGGCTGCTGGGTGCCTCCGTGGCCACCGGTGACACACTCACCTTTCTCGACGCCCACT gtgaaTGCTTTAATGGGTGGCTGGAGCCTCTACTGGCAAGGATAGCAGAGAACTACACTGCAGTAGTCAGTCCTGATATAACCACAATTGATCTCAATACCTTTGAGTTCATGAAACCGTCCCCATATGGCCAGAACCACAACCGGGGCAACTTTGACTGGGGCCTGGCTTTTGGCTGGGAGAGTCTCCCAGATCATGAGAGACAAAGGAGGAAGGATGAAACTTATCCTATCAA GACTCCCACATTTGCTGGTGGGCTCTTCTCCATCTCAAAAGACTACTTCTACCATATTGGAAGCTATGATGAAGAAATGGAAATCTGGGGTGGGGAGAATATCGAAATGTCATTTAGG GTGTGGCAGTGCGGAGGACAGCTGGAGATCATCCCATGCTCCATTGTTGGTCATGTTTTCCGCACAAAGAGCCCCCACACCTTCCCCAAGGGTACACAAGTGATTGCTCGCAACCAGGTACGACTGGCTGAGGTGTGGATGGACGACTACAAGGAGATCTTCTACCGTCGTAACCAACAAGCTGCGCAGATGGCAAAAGAT AGGACATTTGGCGATATCTCCAAACGCGTGGACCTCCGGGCGCGGCTACAGTGCAAAAGCTTCTCCTGGTATTTGAAGAACGTTTATCCAGAAGTCTTCATGCCTGATCTCAACCCACTTCGCTTTGGCTCT gtGAAAAATGTGGGCAAAGACTCATGTCTGGATGCTGGAGAGAACAATGAGGGTGGGAAACAGCTCATCATGTACCCATGTCATGGACTAGGAGGAAACCag TATTTTGAGTACTCCACACATCACGAGATTAGACACAACATTCAGAAGGAGCTGTGTTTGCATGGGTCGGAGGGGACTGTGAAGCTGGAGGACTGCCAGTATAAAGGCAGGAACACATTTGTAGGAGCAGAACAAAAATGGGAACTGAAGgat AACCAGTTATTCTACATCCCAGGACTGAACATGTGTCTGAGTGCCCGTCTTGAACATCCCTCTCTTGCCCTCTGCAACCCCTCAGACAGATACCAGCTGTGGTCATTTGTTGTTTGA
- the galnt3 gene encoding polypeptide N-acetylgalactosaminyltransferase 3 isoform X2 has translation MTAFRRVLRRRLHPLKLVIVALVFVTFVFLIQWEVGSQSQQEDPWLKEMAVKRDAMLGMMMGAVNNFRDVMPKMQIRAPVRQQDKADSTSCLPGHYTAAELKPALERPPQSPLAPGAAGKPFHTDSLSPEEQKEKERGEEKHCFNLYASDRISLSRDLGADTRPPECIEQTFKRCPPLPTTSVIIVFHNEAWSTLLRTVYSVLHTSPAILLKEIILVDDASVDDVLKDELDEYLKQLSIVRVVRQRERKGLITARLLGASVATGDTLTFLDAHCECFNGWLEPLLARIAENYTAVVSPDITTIDLNTFEFMKPSPYGQNHNRGNFDWGLAFGWESLPDHERQRRKDETYPIKTPTFAGGLFSISKDYFYHIGSYDEEMEIWGGENIEMSFRVWQCGGQLEIIPCSIVGHVFRTKSPHTFPKGTQVIARNQRTFGDISKRVDLRARLQCKSFSWYLKNVYPEVFMPDLNPLRFGSVKNVGKDSCLDAGENNEGGKQLIMYPCHGLGGNQYFEYSTHHEIRHNIQKELCLHGSEGTVKLEDCQYKGRNTFVGAEQKWELKDNQLFYIPGLNMCLSARLEHPSLALCNPSDRYQLWSFVV, from the exons ATGACAGCTTTCCGCAGAGTGCTCCGAAGGCGATTGCACCCACTTAAACTGGTGATAGTGGCCCTGGTCTTTGTCACATTCGTATTCCTCATACAATGGGAAGTGGGGAGCCAAAGCCAACAGGAGGACCCTTGGCTGAAGGAGATGGCAGTGAAGCGGGATGCCATGCTGGGCATGATGATGGGAGCTGTCAATAACTTCAGGGATGTGATGCCAAAGATGCAGATCAGAGCCCCTGTACGACAGCAGGACAAAGCAGACAGCACGTCCTGTCTGCCAGGTCACTACACAGCCGCTGAGCTCAAACCAGCTCTGGAGCGTCCACCTCAGAGCCCTCTTGCTCCCGGAGCTGCTGGGAAACCTTTCCATACAGACTCACTGAGCCCAGAAgaacagaaggagaaggagaggggagaagagaaaCACTGCTTTAACCTGTATGCCAGTGACCGCATCTCCTTGAGCAGAGACCTGGGCGCAGACACAAGACCACCAGA atgtATTGAGCAAACCTTTAAGCGATGCCCCCCCTTGCCGACCACCAGTGTGATAATTGTGTTTCACAATGAAGCTTGGAGCACTCTGCTAAGGACAGTATACAGTGTCCTCCACACCTCCCCTGCCATTCTCCTCAAGGAGATCATCCTGGTGGACGACGCCAGCGTGGATG ATGTGTTGAAGGATGAGCTGGATGAGTATTTGAAGCAGCTGAGCATTGTCCGAGTAGTCCGACAGCGAGAGAGGAAAGGACTCATCACCGCTCGGCTGCTGGGTGCCTCCGTGGCCACCGGTGACACACTCACCTTTCTCGACGCCCACT gtgaaTGCTTTAATGGGTGGCTGGAGCCTCTACTGGCAAGGATAGCAGAGAACTACACTGCAGTAGTCAGTCCTGATATAACCACAATTGATCTCAATACCTTTGAGTTCATGAAACCGTCCCCATATGGCCAGAACCACAACCGGGGCAACTTTGACTGGGGCCTGGCTTTTGGCTGGGAGAGTCTCCCAGATCATGAGAGACAAAGGAGGAAGGATGAAACTTATCCTATCAA GACTCCCACATTTGCTGGTGGGCTCTTCTCCATCTCAAAAGACTACTTCTACCATATTGGAAGCTATGATGAAGAAATGGAAATCTGGGGTGGGGAGAATATCGAAATGTCATTTAGG GTGTGGCAGTGCGGAGGACAGCTGGAGATCATCCCATGCTCCATTGTTGGTCATGTTTTCCGCACAAAGAGCCCCCACACCTTCCCCAAGGGTACACAAGTGATTGCTCGCAACCAG AGGACATTTGGCGATATCTCCAAACGCGTGGACCTCCGGGCGCGGCTACAGTGCAAAAGCTTCTCCTGGTATTTGAAGAACGTTTATCCAGAAGTCTTCATGCCTGATCTCAACCCACTTCGCTTTGGCTCT gtGAAAAATGTGGGCAAAGACTCATGTCTGGATGCTGGAGAGAACAATGAGGGTGGGAAACAGCTCATCATGTACCCATGTCATGGACTAGGAGGAAACCag TATTTTGAGTACTCCACACATCACGAGATTAGACACAACATTCAGAAGGAGCTGTGTTTGCATGGGTCGGAGGGGACTGTGAAGCTGGAGGACTGCCAGTATAAAGGCAGGAACACATTTGTAGGAGCAGAACAAAAATGGGAACTGAAGgat AACCAGTTATTCTACATCCCAGGACTGAACATGTGTCTGAGTGCCCGTCTTGAACATCCCTCTCTTGCCCTCTGCAACCCCTCAGACAGATACCAGCTGTGGTCATTTGTTGTTTGA